The Sphingobacteriales bacterium genome has a segment encoding these proteins:
- a CDS encoding adenylosuccinate synthase: protein MPIYSVVGTQWGDEGKGKLIDVLADSADYVVRYQGGNNAGHTVVVGDEKFVLHLLPSGVLHPRAKCLIATGVVVDIPVLLREIATLQAKGVATDHIFISDRCHLIMPYHIKLDELKEQSHQKIGTTKRGIGPAYVDKYDRCGIRMADLFNDNILYQKIKENLSHKNLILQHIYQAAPFDADLLFEEYRQYADLLRERVIDTRLEMQNALHNEKMILCEGAQALMLDIDYGTYPYVTSSSPTVGAISVGTGIAPQHIKRSYGVMKAYATRVGEGVFVTEQNNDTGAYLRNKGNEYGATTGRARRIGWLDLPVVRYACQINGLSDVVMTKIDVLSGLDEIQVAVAYRCGGDHPTRNIPADLSYPNADISAVYETFEGWNEDLSAIKNYHDLPPACRRYIEFIEDYLQTPLTMISVGPERNQNIFKNGSIK from the coding sequence ATGCCAATTTATTCCGTAGTAGGTACGCAGTGGGGCGATGAAGGAAAAGGAAAACTGATTGATGTATTAGCCGACAGTGCAGATTATGTAGTGCGCTATCAGGGCGGCAACAACGCCGGACATACCGTAGTGGTAGGCGACGAAAAATTTGTGCTGCACCTCCTGCCTTCGGGTGTGCTGCACCCCCGCGCCAAATGCCTCATCGCTACCGGTGTAGTGGTGGACATACCCGTGTTGCTCCGCGAAATAGCTACGCTGCAAGCCAAAGGTGTTGCCACCGACCATATTTTTATCAGCGACCGTTGCCACCTTATTATGCCGTATCACATCAAATTAGATGAACTCAAGGAGCAAAGCCACCAAAAAATAGGCACTACCAAACGCGGTATCGGTCCGGCGTATGTGGACAAATACGACCGCTGCGGTATCCGAATGGCGGATTTGTTCAACGACAACATTTTGTATCAAAAAATAAAAGAAAATCTGTCGCACAAAAATCTCATCTTACAACATATCTATCAGGCAGCACCTTTTGATGCAGACCTTTTATTTGAGGAGTACCGACAATATGCCGACTTGCTGCGCGAGCGTGTGATAGATACACGCCTTGAAATGCAAAACGCTTTGCACAATGAAAAAATGATTTTGTGCGAAGGCGCACAGGCTTTGATGTTGGATATTGATTATGGCACTTATCCTTATGTTACTTCATCGTCTCCTACGGTGGGAGCTATTTCGGTGGGCACGGGCATTGCGCCGCAACACATCAAAAGAAGCTACGGCGTAATGAAAGCCTACGCTACACGGGTGGGCGAAGGTGTTTTTGTCACCGAACAGAACAACGACACAGGTGCGTATTTGCGCAACAAAGGAAATGAATACGGTGCTACCACCGGACGAGCACGCCGCATCGGTTGGTTAGATTTGCCTGTGGTGCGCTATGCCTGCCAAATCAATGGGCTTTCTGATGTGGTGATGACCAAAATTGATGTATTGAGTGGTTTGGACGAAATACAAGTGGCTGTGGCATATCGCTGCGGCGGCGACCACCCCACCCGCAATATTCCCGCCGACCTCTCCTACCCCAATGCCGACATCAGTGCCGTATATGAAACCTTTGAAGGCTGGAACGAAGACCTCAGTGCCATCAAAAATTACCACGATTTGCCCCCCGCCTGCCGCCGCTATATCGAATTTATTGAAGATTACCTCCAAACCCCCCTCACGATGATTTCGGTAGGACCGGAGCGCAATCAAAATATTTTTAAAAACGGGTCTATAAAATAA
- a CDS encoding adenylosuccinate lyase yields the protein MPSSSTLQYQNPLTERYASEEMLYNFSPQKKFSTWRKLWLALAQCQQQLGVAISDEQIAALAQNTENIDFEKARAYEKAFRHDVMAHIHTLGDAAPVARPIIHLGATSAFVGDNTDLIQIRDGLHLIRRRLLHVIAALAAFARTHSHLPTLGFTHYQPAQLTTVGKRATLWLQSLLLDWEELEFRSQHLRFRGVKGTTGTGESFKNLFDGDYQKLLQLDEMITERMGFERRFEVSGQTYDRKIDSSIAQLLSNIAQSAHKFTNDIRLLANLKEIEEPFEKKQIGSSAMAYKRNPMRSERIASLAKFVISLNDSAAMVAATQWLERTLDDSANKRLTLPQAFLATDALLILWHNVAEGLVVYPKMMERHIREELPFMATEQILMQAVKNGGDRQHLHEKIRLHSIEAAKKVKWEGESNDLLERIMNDEDFKGKIDEAALSDVLEPLNFVGFAPQQTIDFLDHQIDPLLSQYQYLLGGMSSDLKV from the coding sequence ATGCCGTCGTCATCTACATTACAATATCAAAATCCACTCACCGAACGCTATGCGAGTGAGGAAATGTTATATAATTTTTCGCCGCAAAAAAAATTCTCTACTTGGCGCAAATTATGGCTCGCACTGGCACAATGCCAACAACAACTCGGTGTTGCCATCAGCGATGAGCAGATTGCTGCTTTGGCGCAAAACACAGAAAATATTGATTTTGAAAAGGCGCGTGCTTATGAAAAAGCATTTCGCCACGATGTAATGGCTCATATTCATACGCTGGGCGATGCCGCTCCGGTAGCACGCCCCATTATACATTTGGGCGCGACGAGTGCTTTTGTGGGCGACAATACCGACCTCATACAAATCCGCGACGGGCTGCACCTCATTCGCCGCCGACTGCTCCACGTCATCGCTGCGCTTGCCGCTTTTGCCCGCACCCACAGCCACTTGCCCACGCTGGGTTTCACACATTATCAACCGGCACAGCTCACCACCGTTGGCAAAAGGGCTACTTTATGGCTGCAAAGTTTGTTGTTGGATTGGGAAGAACTCGAATTTAGAAGCCAGCACCTTCGGTTCAGGGGCGTAAAAGGGACAACAGGAACAGGAGAGAGTTTTAAAAATCTTTTTGACGGCGATTATCAAAAATTATTGCAATTAGACGAAATGATAACGGAGCGTATGGGCTTTGAGAGGCGTTTTGAAGTAAGCGGACAAACTTACGACCGCAAAATCGACAGTTCCATTGCCCAACTGCTCTCCAACATTGCTCAATCGGCGCATAAATTCACCAATGATATTCGTTTACTTGCCAATTTGAAAGAAATAGAAGAGCCTTTTGAAAAAAAACAAATCGGCTCTTCGGCAATGGCTTATAAGCGCAACCCTATGCGCAGCGAGCGGATAGCTTCTTTGGCGAAGTTCGTTATATCGCTCAACGACTCCGCCGCTATGGTTGCCGCCACACAGTGGTTGGAGCGCACGCTCGACGATTCCGCCAACAAACGCCTCACCCTGCCGCAGGCTTTTCTGGCTACCGATGCCCTCCTGATATTGTGGCACAATGTAGCCGAAGGTTTGGTGGTATATCCTAAAATGATGGAACGCCATATCCGCGAAGAACTGCCCTTTATGGCAACCGAGCAAATTTTGATGCAAGCCGTAAAAAACGGCGGCGACCGACAACATTTACACGAAAAAATACGGCTTCACAGCATAGAAGCCGCCAAAAAAGTAAAATGGGAAGGCGAATCCAACGATTTATTGGAGCGCATTATGAATGATGAAGATTTTAAAGGAAAAATAGACGAAGCTGCGCTGTCTGACGTATTAGAGCCTTTGAATTTTGTAGGATTTGCACCCCAACAAACCATAGATTTCCTCGACCATCAGATAGACCCCCTGCTTTCGCAGTATCAATATCTGCTGGGCGGTATGAGCAGCGACCTCAAAGTATAA
- the guaA gene encoding glutamine-hydrolyzing GMP synthase has product MVLIVDFGSQYTQLIARRVRELHIYSEIHPFDHLPENIADFRAIILSGSPNSVHAPEPYLLDMAAIVGKAPILGICYGSQLIAHTMQGKVLPSELREYGRSHINIAPEHPLFEGVPQSAQVWMSHGDSIMQVPEGFRIIATTPQIPIAAFEYPDQQIFGLQFHPEVSHTPQGLLMLKNFLYRICNIAPTWTPQHFVESTIAALQQQVQNAQVLLALSGGVDSSVAAALLHRAIGMRLHCIFVDNGLLRKNEFEAVLQSYKTMGLNVKGVDAKAVFYENLKGISEPERKRKIIGKTFIDIFEAEARRLPEMSFLAQGTIYPDVVESFGKHSASIKSHHNVGGLPEKMHLKVVEPLRLLFKDEVRKVGAFLQVPQPILQRHPFPGPGLAIRILGEVNEEKVQLLQEADAIFIQGLRREGLYHEVWQAGVILLPVYSVGVMGDERTYEQCVALRAVSSVDGMTADWVPLPYDFLAKVSNDIINSVKGINRVVYDISSKPPATIEWE; this is encoded by the coding sequence ATGGTACTGATTGTTGATTTTGGCTCGCAATACACTCAACTAATCGCAAGGCGCGTGCGGGAACTGCACATTTATTCCGAAATACACCCTTTTGACCATTTGCCCGAAAATATCGCCGATTTCCGCGCCATTATTTTATCGGGTAGCCCCAATTCGGTACACGCCCCTGAGCCTTATTTGCTCGATATGGCTGCTATTGTCGGAAAAGCCCCCATTTTGGGCATTTGCTACGGCAGTCAGCTCATTGCCCACACGATGCAGGGCAAAGTGCTGCCTTCGGAATTGAGGGAGTACGGGCGCAGCCACATCAATATAGCACCGGAGCACCCACTTTTTGAAGGCGTACCCCAGTCGGCGCAGGTATGGATGTCGCACGGCGACAGCATTATGCAAGTACCCGAAGGCTTTCGGATTATCGCCACCACGCCACAAATCCCCATTGCCGCTTTTGAATACCCCGACCAACAGATATTCGGCTTACAGTTTCACCCCGAAGTGAGCCACACGCCGCAGGGTTTGCTGATGCTGAAAAATTTTCTGTATCGTATCTGCAACATCGCTCCCACCTGGACCCCCCAACACTTTGTAGAAAGCACCATCGCTGCCCTCCAACAGCAAGTGCAAAATGCACAAGTACTCTTGGCATTGAGCGGCGGCGTAGATAGTTCGGTGGCGGCGGCTTTATTGCATCGTGCCATCGGTATGCGCCTACATTGCATTTTTGTAGATAACGGCTTGCTGCGCAAAAACGAATTTGAAGCGGTGCTGCAATCGTATAAAACAATGGGGCTGAACGTAAAAGGAGTAGATGCCAAAGCTGTTTTTTATGAAAACTTAAAAGGAATCTCCGAACCGGAGCGCAAGCGAAAAATAATAGGAAAAACCTTTATTGATATATTTGAAGCCGAAGCCCGCCGCCTGCCCGAAATGAGTTTTTTGGCACAGGGCACCATTTATCCCGATGTGGTAGAATCTTTCGGCAAACACTCTGCCAGCATCAAATCGCACCACAATGTAGGCGGCTTACCCGAAAAAATGCACTTGAAAGTGGTAGAGCCTTTGCGCCTTTTGTTCAAAGATGAAGTACGCAAGGTGGGTGCTTTTTTGCAAGTTCCCCAACCTATTTTGCAGCGTCACCCTTTTCCGGGTCCGGGTTTGGCTATCCGTATTCTGGGCGAGGTGAATGAAGAAAAAGTACAATTATTACAAGAAGCCGATGCTATTTTCATACAAGGTCTGCGCCGCGAAGGACTGTATCACGAAGTATGGCAGGCAGGAGTTATTTTGTTGCCGGTGTATTCGGTGGGTGTTATGGGCGATGAGCGCACCTACGAACAATGTGTAGCACTGCGGGCGGTGTCGAGTGTAGATGGTATGACGGCGGACTGGGTGCCTTTGCCTTACGATTTTTTGGCAAAGGTTTCCAATGATATTATCAACTCTGTAAAAGGCATTAACCGCGTGGTGTACGACATCAGCTCCAAGCCGCCCGCTACCATTGAATGGGAATAG
- a CDS encoding T9SS type A sorting domain-containing protein codes for MKTITILISWLLGFMLSAQTASNLSVLITPASKCEQQGCIDITINGGHSPYMVEWWGNTVSNSEIVVNGSSDLADLCNIPAGNYWLYITDAWCGAIFTVFTVPEQNASIEVLSLQHVSKCEGNICDGAISVAIDEDLVGKDYELEWSKEGGGSVGGSYTETGIMNLCQGTYIVELYTENYECLIDTKKIEVCCCKGDVTPSITYPNCDGYTQVYPLLEITGATPIVPTLDNPTGGSINIDVSIPDDYTTPVVYQWTGPNGYTASTQDISGLGPGKYCVVITTGCSYKIKKCYELFSCDFIKLEVTAVGTSGDCNGLGTASASASGGKSPYNFIWSNGLQGSTINYLSSGTYTVQAIDANGCKSTNIGSVEIKNNEGLLTADEKCGIYCNGKFIEQGEITEQQTDPNCIVTTYCTGNLAHVGNAGEYELKMTNFTSCDAAKICKNDPNPENPHFFGIDGIPLGGITLFSKDIDKQCFRCAQVDAYCEFIDVEPLNPNGPINVRFITDLVVNLEIKFDTIGICGTSASMILATCDGKQITFCDDEFCACKCNYYEGAFFEDSGKKSINENTDTSLHKNSNFVVSPNPFKDYLNIIMELSQKEHLNITLYNSIGEMVFLMKKEVEQGRGVLQADFSKMVSGVYFLHINNALNTTIFQQKLIKIE; via the coding sequence ATGAAAACTATCACTATACTCATCAGTTGGCTACTGGGGTTTATGCTCAGTGCCCAAACCGCCAGCAATTTAAGTGTGCTTATTACACCCGCTTCCAAATGCGAACAGCAAGGCTGTATAGATATCACCATCAACGGCGGTCATTCACCTTATATGGTAGAGTGGTGGGGCAATACGGTTAGTAACTCAGAAATAGTAGTAAACGGCTCAAGTGATCTGGCAGATTTGTGCAATATTCCGGCGGGCAACTATTGGCTTTATATCACAGATGCTTGGTGCGGTGCTATTTTTACGGTTTTCACCGTACCTGAGCAAAACGCAAGCATAGAGGTGCTTTCTTTACAGCACGTTTCTAAATGCGAGGGCAATATATGCGACGGAGCTATTAGCGTTGCAATAGACGAAGATTTGGTAGGAAAAGACTATGAATTGGAATGGAGTAAGGAAGGAGGAGGTTCGGTTGGTGGTTCATATACAGAAACGGGGATAATGAATTTGTGCCAAGGCACTTACATCGTAGAACTCTATACCGAAAACTACGAATGCCTGATAGATACCAAAAAAATAGAAGTCTGCTGCTGCAAAGGCGATGTTACTCCCAGCATCACCTATCCCAATTGTGATGGATATACCCAAGTATACCCGCTTTTGGAAATAACAGGAGCCACACCAATAGTACCCACCTTAGATAACCCCACCGGCGGCTCTATTAATATTGATGTATCCATACCCGACGATTACACCACTCCCGTAGTATATCAATGGACAGGACCCAACGGCTACACCGCCTCCACACAAGACATCAGCGGCTTGGGTCCCGGCAAATATTGTGTCGTTATTACCACAGGCTGCTCCTACAAAATTAAAAAATGTTATGAGTTGTTTAGTTGCGATTTTATAAAACTTGAGGTCACTGCGGTCGGCACTTCAGGCGATTGCAATGGTTTGGGTACGGCAAGTGCTTCTGCAAGCGGCGGTAAGTCTCCTTATAATTTTATTTGGAGCAATGGCCTGCAAGGTAGTACTATTAATTATTTGTCATCAGGAACTTATACCGTACAAGCTATTGATGCAAACGGGTGTAAAAGCACAAATATAGGCAGCGTAGAGATTAAAAATAATGAAGGCTTATTAACAGCAGATGAAAAATGTGGTATTTATTGTAACGGAAAATTTATAGAGCAAGGAGAGATCACGGAGCAACAAACAGATCCAAACTGTATAGTTACTACTTATTGTACGGGCAATTTGGCACATGTTGGCAATGCAGGCGAGTATGAATTAAAAATGACAAATTTCACATCTTGTGACGCAGCTAAGATTTGTAAAAACGACCCCAATCCAGAAAACCCTCATTTTTTTGGTATAGATGGAATTCCATTGGGGGGAATAACACTTTTTAGTAAAGATATAGATAAACAATGCTTTCGCTGTGCTCAGGTAGATGCTTATTGTGAATTTATTGATGTGGAGCCGCTCAATCCTAATGGTCCCATAAATGTTCGCTTTATTACGGATTTGGTAGTCAATTTGGAGATAAAATTTGATACAATAGGCATTTGTGGTACGAGTGCTTCTATGATTTTAGCTACTTGTGATGGCAAACAAATTACTTTTTGTGATGACGAATTTTGTGCTTGTAAGTGCAATTATTATGAGGGAGCGTTTTTTGAGGATAGCGGAAAAAAATCAATAAACGAAAATACAGACACCAGCTTACATAAAAACAGTAATTTTGTTGTATCTCCTAATCCTTTTAAAGATTACCTAAATATTATAATGGAGTTATCACAAAAAGAACATTTGAACATTACGCTGTATAATTCAATAGGAGAAATGGTATTTTTAATGAAAAAGGAAGTCGAGCAGGGCAGGGGTGTTTTACAAGCAGATTTTAGCAAAATGGTATCAGGTGTTTATTTCCTACATATCAACAACGCACTCAATACCACAATTTTTCAACAGAAACTCATCAAAATTGAATAA
- the guaB gene encoding IMP dehydrogenase: MSKIIRQALTFDDVLLVPDYSEILPHQVNTGTWLTRHIRLHIPLMSAAMDTVTEARMAIAMAGEGGIGIIHKNMSMEAQAQEVEKVKLARNVMIKDPFHLSQHHFVYEADELMKRFGISSIPITEGSKLVGLLTARDLRFESDHHKKISEVMTPLQNLITATDVSLDEARHILLKNKVKRLPLVDAHGNLKGLMTMKDLEKTLQYPNAVKDKAGRLIAGASIGVTADMELRLEKLVDAEVDVVVLDTAHGHSEGVIRAVQNIKKKYPDLQLIAGNVATAAATARLIDAGADAVKVGVGPGSICTTRIVAGIGVPQVSAIMDCAEVAKAQGVPLIADGGIKYSGDIVKAIAAGADVVMLGSLLAGCEESPGEVEIFQGRQYKVYRGMGSIGAMNQGGGDRYFQTQSKKFVPEGVEGRVAYKGKVAESVYQLVGGLRQGMGYCGAADISQLKNDTQFIQITAASLKESHPHSIYITKEAPNYSLSHS; encoded by the coding sequence ATGAGTAAAATTATCCGGCAAGCTCTTACTTTTGACGATGTATTGCTCGTCCCCGATTATTCCGAAATATTGCCGCATCAGGTAAATACCGGCACTTGGCTCACTCGCCACATTCGGTTGCATATTCCCTTGATGAGTGCCGCTATGGATACTGTCACCGAAGCGCGTATGGCAATAGCAATGGCGGGCGAGGGCGGTATCGGCATCATTCACAAAAATATGAGCATGGAGGCACAGGCGCAGGAAGTAGAAAAAGTAAAATTAGCACGCAATGTGATGATAAAAGACCCTTTTCATCTTTCGCAGCATCATTTTGTATATGAAGCCGATGAATTGATGAAACGTTTTGGAATTTCCTCTATTCCCATCACCGAAGGCAGCAAATTGGTCGGTTTGCTCACCGCCCGCGACCTCCGTTTTGAGAGCGACCACCACAAAAAAATATCCGAAGTAATGACCCCGCTTCAAAATCTTATCACTGCCACTGACGTAAGTTTGGACGAAGCGCGGCATATTTTGCTCAAAAACAAAGTAAAACGCCTGCCCCTTGTAGATGCTCACGGCAATTTGAAGGGTTTAATGACAATGAAAGATTTGGAAAAAACGCTGCAATATCCCAATGCCGTAAAAGATAAAGCCGGACGCTTGATAGCGGGGGCGAGTATCGGTGTTACTGCTGATATGGAGCTGAGATTGGAAAAATTAGTAGATGCTGAAGTAGATGTAGTGGTGCTGGATACGGCACACGGGCACTCCGAGGGCGTGATAAGGGCGGTGCAAAATATCAAGAAAAAATACCCCGATTTGCAACTCATTGCTGGTAATGTGGCTACTGCCGCCGCCACTGCCCGCCTCATTGATGCCGGAGCCGATGCCGTAAAAGTAGGTGTGGGACCCGGCTCTATTTGTACCACACGCATTGTGGCAGGTATCGGCGTGCCGCAGGTCAGTGCTATTATGGATTGTGCCGAAGTAGCCAAAGCTCAGGGTGTGCCGCTTATTGCAGATGGCGGTATCAAGTATTCGGGCGATATTGTAAAAGCCATTGCCGCCGGAGCCGATGTGGTGATGCTGGGTAGTTTGCTCGCTGGTTGCGAAGAAAGCCCGGGCGAAGTAGAAATTTTTCAAGGACGACAATACAAAGTATATCGCGGTATGGGTTCTATCGGTGCAATGAATCAGGGGGGCGGCGACCGCTATTTTCAAACACAAAGCAAAAAATTTGTACCCGAAGGCGTAGAAGGGCGCGTGGCTTATAAAGGCAAGGTTGCCGAAAGTGTGTATCAGTTGGTAGGCGGCTTGCGACAAGGTATGGGATATTGCGGAGCAGCCGACATTTCGCAACTCAAAAACGACACTCAATTTATACAAATTACGGCGGCAAGCCTCAAAGAAAGCCACCCGCACAGCATTTATATCACCAAAGAAGCTCCTAATTACAGCCTCAGCCATTCATAA
- the purH gene encoding bifunctional phosphoribosylaminoimidazolecarboxamide formyltransferase/IMP cyclohydrolase translates to MFMRALLSVSDKTYLFELATRLHQLGFELISTGGTQKAISEYGLPVKNISEITHFPEILDGRVKTLHPAVHGGLLGQSSLAEHVAQMEMHQLERIDVLAVNLYPFKETLRRSDADFETCIENIDIGGPAMLRSAAKNFHDVIVLCDPADYLPVLDDWEQQNLSLSQRKALAAKVFRHCAAYDALIADFLTQELFPEKLTLTFEKTQQLRYGENPHQQAALYRHPLHHRTSGISNALQLHGKTLSYNNLQDANAALQLLAEFDDDITAVAVKHTNPCGVGRGNTAAAAFEQCYQADPLSIFGGIVAINAPVDEATALQLSDIFLEIVIAPQYSETALHILKQKKNLRILQIQLPLQRQHTHIAMIEGGLLVQESDSRTAAREDLRQMSESSASEEHIAAALFLWKVVKHVKSNAIVVGSVQRTYGIGAGQMNRVGAASIALEQAGALAQGAVLVSDAFLPLRDTVDIAAKYGIRTIVQTGGSIKDADSIQAANEHGIALLFTDIRHFKH, encoded by the coding sequence ATATTTATGCGTGCATTACTAAGCGTTTCGGATAAAACATATCTTTTTGAATTGGCAACGCGCCTGCATCAACTTGGTTTTGAGCTAATTTCTACGGGCGGCACTCAAAAAGCAATTTCGGAGTACGGACTGCCCGTGAAAAACATATCTGAGATTACCCATTTTCCCGAAATATTGGACGGCAGAGTAAAAACCCTGCATCCGGCAGTACACGGCGGTTTGCTGGGGCAGTCTTCGCTTGCGGAGCATGTAGCGCAAATGGAAATGCACCAATTGGAGCGCATTGATGTATTGGCGGTGAATTTATACCCTTTTAAAGAAACCCTGCGCCGCAGCGATGCCGATTTTGAAACCTGTATTGAAAATATAGATATTGGAGGTCCGGCGATGTTGCGCTCTGCTGCCAAAAACTTTCATGATGTCATTGTGTTGTGCGACCCCGCCGATTATCTGCCTGTTTTAGATGATTGGGAGCAACAAAACCTCTCCCTGTCGCAGCGAAAAGCTTTGGCAGCCAAAGTATTTCGCCATTGTGCCGCTTATGATGCCCTCATCGCCGATTTTCTTACACAGGAGCTTTTCCCTGAAAAACTCACCCTCACTTTTGAAAAAACACAGCAACTGCGCTACGGCGAAAATCCGCATCAACAGGCGGCTTTATATCGCCACCCTCTGCACCACCGCACTTCCGGCATTTCCAATGCACTGCAATTACACGGCAAAACCTTATCTTACAATAATTTGCAAGATGCCAACGCCGCCCTGCAATTATTGGCAGAGTTTGATGACGATATAACGGCAGTGGCGGTAAAGCATACCAATCCCTGCGGCGTGGGGCGTGGCAATACGGCGGCGGCGGCGTTTGAACAATGTTATCAAGCCGACCCGCTTTCTATTTTCGGCGGCATTGTCGCTATCAATGCTCCCGTTGATGAAGCCACTGCTTTGCAATTATCGGATATTTTTTTGGAAATAGTCATTGCCCCACAATACAGCGAAACTGCTTTGCATATTTTAAAACAGAAAAAGAATCTGCGCATATTACAAATACAATTGCCTTTGCAACGACAACACACACATATTGCGATGATAGAGGGCGGTTTGTTGGTACAGGAAAGCGACTCCCGCACGGCTGCGCGCGAAGATTTGCGGCAAATGAGCGAAAGTTCAGCTTCGGAGGAGCATATCGCTGCTGCTTTGTTTTTGTGGAAAGTAGTGAAGCATGTAAAATCCAACGCTATTGTGGTAGGCAGTGTCCAACGCACCTATGGCATAGGAGCAGGTCAAATGAACCGCGTGGGGGCGGCGAGTATTGCTTTGGAACAAGCAGGAGCATTAGCACAGGGTGCGGTATTGGTCTCTGATGCCTTTTTGCCGCTGCGCGATACCGTAGATATAGCGGCAAAATACGGTATTCGTACTATTGTGCAAACAGGAGGCTCTATAAAAGATGCCGACAGCATACAAGCTGCCAACGAACACGGTATTGCCTTGCTGTTCACTGATATTCGTCATTTCAAGCATTAA
- the purD gene encoding phosphoribosylamine--glycine ligase, which translates to MNILIIGRGGREHCLAWKCRRHSGVQQIYVAKGNDGMCEVAQIVDIDENDISALAEFALQNAIDLTIVGTETPLEKGITDVFRQHGLRIFAPTQAAARIETSKDFAKQLMQRAHIPTAQAATFTDAAAARQYVLQKGVPVVIKNDGLAAGKGVVVAMDEATALEAVDLMLLHQQFGSQKILIEEYLEGEEFTLMCLVNGRNYIALPLSQDHKRAYNGDVGPNTGGMGAYTPVPQIHCTQEALQRVVEPLLRQMEEDGYPFCGFLYAGLMQTAEGVKVIEFNARFGDPECEVLLPALRNDLVADILELLDGKSTTAASSAPLSTLGVVLCAEGYPQQPHTGFPLHFPASETIQVFHAGSKKVGDAYVSNGGRVAVIVAQGETLQTAQQKAYQYIENMQLSEHFFYRNDIGQKGIAAEKSNLFIQT; encoded by the coding sequence ATGAATATTCTCATCATCGGGCGCGGCGGACGCGAGCATTGTTTGGCGTGGAAATGTCGCCGACACAGTGGCGTACAACAAATTTATGTAGCCAAAGGCAATGATGGTATGTGCGAGGTGGCGCAAATAGTGGATATTGATGAAAATGATATAAGTGCTTTGGCGGAGTTTGCTTTGCAAAACGCCATTGATTTGACAATTGTGGGTACTGAAACACCTTTGGAAAAAGGTATCACCGATGTATTTCGGCAGCACGGATTGCGCATTTTTGCACCCACCCAAGCAGCAGCCCGCATTGAAACGAGCAAGGATTTTGCCAAGCAACTGATGCAACGCGCCCATATCCCTACTGCACAAGCCGCCACTTTTACAGATGCAGCAGCAGCCCGCCAATATGTGTTGCAAAAAGGGGTGCCTGTTGTGATAAAAAATGACGGTTTAGCTGCCGGAAAAGGTGTGGTGGTGGCAATGGACGAAGCCACCGCATTGGAAGCAGTAGATTTGATGTTGCTGCATCAGCAGTTCGGTTCGCAAAAAATATTGATAGAAGAATACTTAGAAGGGGAGGAATTTACTTTGATGTGTTTGGTGAATGGAAGAAATTATATCGCTTTACCGCTTTCGCAAGATCATAAGCGTGCTTATAATGGAGATGTAGGTCCTAATACGGGCGGTATGGGAGCTTATACGCCCGTGCCACAAATTCATTGTACGCAAGAAGCATTGCAAAGGGTTGTAGAGCCTTTGTTACGCCAAATGGAAGAAGATGGTTATCCTTTTTGCGGATTTTTGTATGCCGGATTGATGCAAACAGCCGAAGGCGTGAAAGTAATTGAATTTAATGCTCGCTTTGGTGACCCCGAATGTGAAGTATTATTACCCGCTTTGCGCAATGATTTGGTAGCCGACATATTGGAGCTTCTTGACGGAAAATCCACCACCGCCGCTTCATCTGCACCGCTTTCTACTTTGGGCGTGGTACTCTGTGCCGAAGGCTACCCGCAGCAGCCGCACACAGGTTTTCCTTTACATTTTCCCGCCTCTGAAACGATACAGGTATTTCACGCAGGCAGCAAAAAAGTCGGCGATGCTTATGTTTCCAACGGCGGGCGCGTGGCGGTGATTGTGGCACAGGGCGAAACCTTGCAAACAGCACAGCAAAAAGCATATCAATATATAGAAAACATGCAATTATCCGAACATTTTTTTTACAGAAACGACATTGGGCAAAAGGGAATTGCAGCAGAAAAAAGCAATTTATTTATCCAAACTTAA